In the Carassius gibelio isolate Cgi1373 ecotype wild population from Czech Republic chromosome A2, carGib1.2-hapl.c, whole genome shotgun sequence genome, one interval contains:
- the amph gene encoding amphiphysin isoform X4, protein MKAYIAAVKGMQQASRNLTESLHEVYESDWHGKDDVMVIGKNCDALWEDFHQKLVDSTIDTLETYLTQFPDLKIRVAKRSRKLIDYDSARHHLETLQASTMRNEKKIAKAEEDLKKAQRVFDDLNVGLQDELPTLWDSRVGFYVSTFKNVSSLEARFHREISFLCHKLYEVMNKLAEQHSDKMFTIQGAPSDSGPLRLARTPTPPDDESPDSSPAVSPNHTLRPTSPGPPRPKSPSQLKMGPPKPPPPKVTPTKELQQEQIIDLFDGGFPEISVTSPQPNEKPGESLLDLDFDPFKPDASTPIGQTQSPISQTLPWDLWAGNAAEPAQPAADAGFTANWAADFGSSATTGTEEFGNGQPAVDEQGWPPSEGWPTEATSQPPEEAATDEVRAWNPENYLEPDPDCDPFAVGGDEAKQQHPGQGKESVEEGQTDWAKNQVEWAEEKAGCRSEERDAEETVGLQPMPGIIFTDEFGQEIQDTTEGIGGDSSRWGLSSQVDLDGSGSEYETAEEWGDVPGQNSGWVSADDELECAENENPIVAPEQGTVAKECFADCGTGDGVLEQITPADSGFGGDAFASNWDQPEATPSASELENESLDEPLADPTKAGANMPQNFLESTLSSDPFDTEGKDPFGTGDDPFAASGDDPFGNVNDPFATSDKDPSGFSGSEPFVTTGSDLFYTEGLSTKSPKSGFHSDPFAETQLGDKGQWAADPFATEFTSDPFATGGDQDPFANEITSDPFASESGGDPFISENNQGWAGGWESTGTKEIIGQGKDSDVFEDKTGYANGFAQWAAFPAPAADSENSSKGSWQEVSDSSGFFSSDGQGNFTAGWPGEAVPSQDPFTSFPGQQDTSNLKSTIAEEKVYHKEPENSDLSEDEVANRRYGKLYQEIDTELEEVSNKDFNGFSKEATVPTFVADFDKMSEVEAPEGDVAEGEGEAAPASVAEGGEGPVTTPPTDTQPAEITASSPPAETATSTVESPVSAETEAAEQAELPVEDIEKEQLSEEAPDSASIQETQKESPTEAALATFEDKESPIEETPTIDAKPEEEASSLEAKPGDEPNNVEPKPTDEPDMVDTQPGEVPDNIEPKPGDAPDNVEPQPGDETSKEGAANNGNEEEKMPIPSVVIEPASSNEGDDDRDGDIISPVATSGNGMITECQATKDISSGMPPGYLFKAETMHDFEAANPDELELKKGDIVLVVPTELPEDQDAGWLTGIRESDWLQHGTSAQKGLFPENFTQRLE, encoded by the exons ATGAAAGCCTACATAGCAGCTGTCAAAG GGATGCAGCAAGCGTCTAGGAACCTGACAGAGTCATTACACGAAGTATATGAGTCTGACTGGCACGGCAAAGATGATGTCATGGTTATTGGAAAG AACTGTGATGCTTTGTGGGAGGACTTCCATCAGAAGCTGGTAGACTCTACCATCGACACACTGGAAACATATTTGACTCAGTTCCCAGATCTCAAG ATACGTGTTGCAAAGAGAAGCAGGAAGTTAATTGACTATGACAGTGCAAGGCACCATCTTGAGACCCTGCAGGCTTCAACCATGAGGAATGAGAAAAAGATAGCAAAG GCAGAGGAAGACTTGAAAAAGGCCCAAAGGGTTTTTGATGATCTCAACGTTGGCCTGCAGGATGAACTGCCCACACTCTGGGATAG TCGGGTGGGGTTCTATGTAAGCACCTTCAAAAACGTCTCCAGCCTGGAAGCCCGATTCCATAGGGAGATCTCTTTT CTCTGTCATAAGCTGTATGAAGTGATGAATAAGCTCGCTGAGCAGCACTCGGACAAAATGTTCACGATCCAGGGAGCACCCAG CGACTCAGGGCCACTGCGATTAGCGAGGACTCCCACCCCACCTGATGATGAGAGCCCTGACAGCAGCCCAGCTGTCAGCCCCAACCACACACTTAGGCCCACATCCCCTGGCCCACCTCGACCCAAATCACCTTCACAG CTCAAAATGGGACCTCCAAAACCACCTCCTCCAAAAGTTACTCCAACTAAGGAGCTCCAACAAGAGCAGATAATTGACCTGTTCGATGGAGGGTTTCCAGAGATCAGTGTTACGTCACCACAA CCAAACGAAAAACCTGGAGAATCTCTCCTGGATTTGGATTTTGATCCATTCAAGCCGGATGCCAGTACACCTATCGGGCAGACCCAATCACCCATATCTCAG ACACTTCCTTGGGATCTTTGGGCG GGAAATGCTGCAGAGCCTGCACAGCCC GCTGCAGATGCTGGCTTCACTGCCAACTGGGCAGCTGACTTTGGCTCTTCAGCCACTACAGGTACAGAGGAATTTGGAAATGGTCAACCTGCAGTGGATGAGCAGGGATGGCCACCTTCCGAAGGTTGGCCTACAGAGGCAACATCACAGCCTCCAGAAGAGGCAGCCACAGATGAGGTTAGAGCCTGGAATCCAGAAAACTATCTTGAGCCAGACCCAGACTGTGATCCCTTTGCTGTGGGGGGTGATGAGGCCAAGCAACAGCATCCAGGACAGGGGAAAGAGAGTGTAGAGGAAGGTCAGACAGACTGGGCTAAAAATCAGGTGGAATGGGCAGAAGAAAAGGCAGGTTGCAGGTCAGAGGAGAGAGATGCAGAGGAGACAGTGGGCTTGCAACCAATGCCTGGAATCATATTCACTGATGAGTTTGGTCAGGAGATTCAGGATACCACAGAGGGCATAGGGGGAGATAGTTCCAGATGGGGTCTGTCTAGCCAGGTTGATCTAGATGGATCCGGCTCAGAGTACGAGACTGCTGAAGAATGGGGTGATGTCCCAGGACAAAATAGTGGGTGGGTCAGTGCAGATGATGAGCTTGAATGTGCCGAGAATGAGAATCCCATTGTGGCTCCAGAACAAGGCACTGTGGCCAAAGAGTGCTTTGCAGATTGTGGCACAGGTGATGGTGTCCTCGAGCAGATTACCCCTGCTGACTCTGGGTTCGGTGGTGATGCATTTGCATCCAACTGGGATCAGCCTGAAGCAACACCATCTGCCTCAGAGCTTGAAAATGAAAGCTTGGATGAGCCACTTGCAGATCCAACCAAAGCAGGAGCAAATATGCCTCAAAATTTTCTTGAATCTACTCTGAGTTCAGACCCATTTGACACCGAAGGCAAAGATCCATTTGGTACAGGGGATGATCCCTTTGCAGCATCAGGGGATGACCCATTTGGGAATGTAAATGATCCATTTGCGACCTCGGACAAAGATCCCAGTGGCTTTTCTGGGAGTGAACCCTTTGTTACTACAGGCAGTGATCTTTTTTATACCGAAGGGTTATCAACGAAGAGTCCAAAAAGTGGGTTTCATTCTGATCCGTTTGCAGAGACCCAGCTAGGAGACAAAGGACAGTGGGCAGCGGACCCCTTTGCCACTGAATTTACATCAGACCCTTTTGCTACTGGGGGTGATCAGGACCCATTTGCTAATGAGATCACATCTGATCCTTTTGCCAGTGAAAGCGGTGGAGACCCATTTATCAGTGAGAACAACCAGGGGTGGGCAGGGGGTTGGGAATCCACCGGGACAAAGGAGATTATTGGACAAGGAAAAGACTCTGATGTCTTTGAGGACAAAACTGGATATGCCAATGGGTTTGCCCAGTGGGCAGCTTTTCCTGCACCAGCTGCAGACTCTGAGAACTCCAGTAAGGGCTCCTGGCAGGAGGTGAGTGATAGCAGTGGCTTCTTCTCTTCTGATGGCCAAGGAAACTTTACCGCAGGCTGGCCAGGTGAGGCTGTTCCATCTCAAGACCCCTTTACCTCCTTCCCTGGGCAACAAGACACCTCTAATCTTAAAAGTACCATTGCAGAGGAGAAGGTCTATCATAAAGAGCCAGAGAACTCAGACCTGTCAGAAGACGAAGTTGCAAACCGGAGATACGGAAAGTTATACCAAGAAATAGATACAGAGCTGGAAGAG GTGTCCAACAAGGATTTTAACGGATTTTCTAAG GAAGCAACAGTCCCAACATTTGTGGCCGACTTTGATAAGATG tcTGAGGTTGAGGCCCCAGAGGGTGATGTAGCTGAAGGAGAAGGTGAAGCAGCCCCAGCCTCAGTAGCTGAGGGTGGGGAGGGTCCTGTCACCACTCCCCCTACAGACACACAACCGGCGGAGATCACTGCTTCAAGCCCCCCTGCAGAGACTGCTACA AGCACTGTGGAGTCTCCGGTGTCTGCGGAGACTGAGGCAGCTGAGCAGGCTGAG CTTCCAGTTGAGGACATAGAAAAGGAGCAACTCAGTGAAGAAGCCCCG GATTCTGCTTCCATCCAAGAAACACAGAAGGAGTCACCTACAGAGGCGGCTCTG GCTACTTTTGAGGATAAAGAGTCTCCCATTGAAGAGACTCCG ACTATAGATGCCAAACCAGAGGAAGAGGCCAGTTCACTAGAAGCCAAACCAGGAGATGAACCAAATAATGTTGAGCCCAAACCAACAGATGAACCAGATATGGTTGACACCCAACCAGGAGAAGTTCCTGATAATATTGAGCCCAAACCAGGAGATGCTCCTGATAATGTTGAGCCCCAACCAGGAGATGAAACCAGTAAGGAGGGTGCTGCAAACAATGGGAATGAGGAG GAAAAGATGCCTATCCCTTCTGTTGTTATTGAGCCTGCCTCTAGTAATGAGGGGGATGATGACCGTGATGGTGATATCATATCTCCAGTAGCAACCAGTGGCAATGGGATGATCACAGAATGCCAGGCAACCAAAGACATCTCCTCTGGAATGCCTCCTGGATACCTTTTCAAG GCTGAAACGATGCATGATTTTGAAGCAGCAAACCCAGACGAACTGGAGCTGAAAAAAGGAGACATTGTTTTGGTAGTACCCACAGAACTACCTGAAGATCAG GATGCTGGTTGGCTCACTGGCATCAGAGAGAGCGACTGGCTACAGCATGGCACTTCGGCTCAgaaaggactgtttcctgaaaatTTTACGCAGCGTCTGGAGTAA
- the amph gene encoding amphiphysin isoform X3 yields the protein MAEIKTGIFAKNVQKRLSRAQEKVLQKLGKADETKDEQFEQCVQNFKRQEFEGSRLQREMKAYIAAVKGMQQASRNLTESLHEVYESDWHGKDDVMVIGKNCDALWEDFHQKLVDSTIDTLETYLTQFPDLKIRVAKRSRKLIDYDSARHHLETLQASTMRNEKKIAKAEEDLKKAQRVFDDLNVGLQDELPTLWDSRVGFYVSTFKNVSSLEARFHREISFLCHKLYEVMNKLAEQHSDKMFTIQGAPSDSGPLRLARTPTPPDDESPDSSPAVSPNHTLRPTSPGPPRPKSPSQLKMGPPKPPPPKVTPTKELQQEQIIDLFDGGFPEISVTSPQPNEKPGESLLDLDFDPFKPDASTPIGQTQSPISQTLPWDLWAGNAAEPAQPAADAGFTANWAADFGSSATTGTEEFGNGQPAVDEQGWPPSEGWPTEATSQPPEEAATDEVRAWNPENYLEPDPDCDPFAVGGDEAKQQHPGQGKESVEEGQTDWAKNQVEWAEEKAGCRSEERDAEETVGLQPMPGIIFTDEFGQEIQDTTEGIGGDSSRWGLSSQVDLDGSGSEYETAEEWGDVPGQNSGWVSADDELECAENENPIVAPEQGTVAKECFADCGTGDGVLEQITPADSGFGGDAFASNWDQPEATPSASELENESLDEPLADPTKAGANMPQNFLESTLSSDPFDTEGKDPFGTGDDPFAASGDDPFGNVNDPFATSDKDPSGFSGSEPFVTTGSDLFYTEGLSTKSPKSGFHSDPFAETQLGDKGQWAADPFATEFTSDPFATGGDQDPFANEITSDPFASESGGDPFISENNQGWAGGWESTGTKEIIGQGKDSDVFEDKTGYANGFAQWAAFPAPAADSENSSKGSWQEVSDSSGFFSSDGQGNFTAGWPGEAVPSQDPFTSFPGQQDTSNLKSTIAEEKVYHKEPENSDLSEDEVANRRYGKLYQEIDTELEEVSNKDFNGFSKEATVPTFVADFDKMSEVEAPEGDVAEGEGEAAPASVAEGGEGPVTTPPTDTQPAEITASSPPAETATSTVESPVSAETEAAEQAEDSASIQETQKESPTEAALATFEDKESPIEETPTIDAKPEEEASSLEAKPGDEPNNVEPKPTDEPDMVDTQPGEVPDNIEPKPGDAPDNVEPQPGDETSKEGAANNGNEEEKMPIPSVVIEPASSNEGDDDRDGDIISPVATSGNGMITECQATKDISSGMPPGYLFKAETMHDFEAANPDELELKKGDIVLVVPTELPEDQDAGWLTGIRESDWLQHGTSAQKGLFPENFTQRLE from the exons GTTCTGCAGAAGTTGGGAAAGGCGGATGAGACAAAAGATGAACAGTTCGAGCAGTGTGTGCAGAATTTCAAAAGACAGGAG TTTGAGGGCTCTAGGCTTCAGAGGGAGATGAAAGCCTACATAGCAGCTGTCAAAG GGATGCAGCAAGCGTCTAGGAACCTGACAGAGTCATTACACGAAGTATATGAGTCTGACTGGCACGGCAAAGATGATGTCATGGTTATTGGAAAG AACTGTGATGCTTTGTGGGAGGACTTCCATCAGAAGCTGGTAGACTCTACCATCGACACACTGGAAACATATTTGACTCAGTTCCCAGATCTCAAG ATACGTGTTGCAAAGAGAAGCAGGAAGTTAATTGACTATGACAGTGCAAGGCACCATCTTGAGACCCTGCAGGCTTCAACCATGAGGAATGAGAAAAAGATAGCAAAG GCAGAGGAAGACTTGAAAAAGGCCCAAAGGGTTTTTGATGATCTCAACGTTGGCCTGCAGGATGAACTGCCCACACTCTGGGATAG TCGGGTGGGGTTCTATGTAAGCACCTTCAAAAACGTCTCCAGCCTGGAAGCCCGATTCCATAGGGAGATCTCTTTT CTCTGTCATAAGCTGTATGAAGTGATGAATAAGCTCGCTGAGCAGCACTCGGACAAAATGTTCACGATCCAGGGAGCACCCAG CGACTCAGGGCCACTGCGATTAGCGAGGACTCCCACCCCACCTGATGATGAGAGCCCTGACAGCAGCCCAGCTGTCAGCCCCAACCACACACTTAGGCCCACATCCCCTGGCCCACCTCGACCCAAATCACCTTCACAG CTCAAAATGGGACCTCCAAAACCACCTCCTCCAAAAGTTACTCCAACTAAGGAGCTCCAACAAGAGCAGATAATTGACCTGTTCGATGGAGGGTTTCCAGAGATCAGTGTTACGTCACCACAA CCAAACGAAAAACCTGGAGAATCTCTCCTGGATTTGGATTTTGATCCATTCAAGCCGGATGCCAGTACACCTATCGGGCAGACCCAATCACCCATATCTCAG ACACTTCCTTGGGATCTTTGGGCG GGAAATGCTGCAGAGCCTGCACAGCCC GCTGCAGATGCTGGCTTCACTGCCAACTGGGCAGCTGACTTTGGCTCTTCAGCCACTACAGGTACAGAGGAATTTGGAAATGGTCAACCTGCAGTGGATGAGCAGGGATGGCCACCTTCCGAAGGTTGGCCTACAGAGGCAACATCACAGCCTCCAGAAGAGGCAGCCACAGATGAGGTTAGAGCCTGGAATCCAGAAAACTATCTTGAGCCAGACCCAGACTGTGATCCCTTTGCTGTGGGGGGTGATGAGGCCAAGCAACAGCATCCAGGACAGGGGAAAGAGAGTGTAGAGGAAGGTCAGACAGACTGGGCTAAAAATCAGGTGGAATGGGCAGAAGAAAAGGCAGGTTGCAGGTCAGAGGAGAGAGATGCAGAGGAGACAGTGGGCTTGCAACCAATGCCTGGAATCATATTCACTGATGAGTTTGGTCAGGAGATTCAGGATACCACAGAGGGCATAGGGGGAGATAGTTCCAGATGGGGTCTGTCTAGCCAGGTTGATCTAGATGGATCCGGCTCAGAGTACGAGACTGCTGAAGAATGGGGTGATGTCCCAGGACAAAATAGTGGGTGGGTCAGTGCAGATGATGAGCTTGAATGTGCCGAGAATGAGAATCCCATTGTGGCTCCAGAACAAGGCACTGTGGCCAAAGAGTGCTTTGCAGATTGTGGCACAGGTGATGGTGTCCTCGAGCAGATTACCCCTGCTGACTCTGGGTTCGGTGGTGATGCATTTGCATCCAACTGGGATCAGCCTGAAGCAACACCATCTGCCTCAGAGCTTGAAAATGAAAGCTTGGATGAGCCACTTGCAGATCCAACCAAAGCAGGAGCAAATATGCCTCAAAATTTTCTTGAATCTACTCTGAGTTCAGACCCATTTGACACCGAAGGCAAAGATCCATTTGGTACAGGGGATGATCCCTTTGCAGCATCAGGGGATGACCCATTTGGGAATGTAAATGATCCATTTGCGACCTCGGACAAAGATCCCAGTGGCTTTTCTGGGAGTGAACCCTTTGTTACTACAGGCAGTGATCTTTTTTATACCGAAGGGTTATCAACGAAGAGTCCAAAAAGTGGGTTTCATTCTGATCCGTTTGCAGAGACCCAGCTAGGAGACAAAGGACAGTGGGCAGCGGACCCCTTTGCCACTGAATTTACATCAGACCCTTTTGCTACTGGGGGTGATCAGGACCCATTTGCTAATGAGATCACATCTGATCCTTTTGCCAGTGAAAGCGGTGGAGACCCATTTATCAGTGAGAACAACCAGGGGTGGGCAGGGGGTTGGGAATCCACCGGGACAAAGGAGATTATTGGACAAGGAAAAGACTCTGATGTCTTTGAGGACAAAACTGGATATGCCAATGGGTTTGCCCAGTGGGCAGCTTTTCCTGCACCAGCTGCAGACTCTGAGAACTCCAGTAAGGGCTCCTGGCAGGAGGTGAGTGATAGCAGTGGCTTCTTCTCTTCTGATGGCCAAGGAAACTTTACCGCAGGCTGGCCAGGTGAGGCTGTTCCATCTCAAGACCCCTTTACCTCCTTCCCTGGGCAACAAGACACCTCTAATCTTAAAAGTACCATTGCAGAGGAGAAGGTCTATCATAAAGAGCCAGAGAACTCAGACCTGTCAGAAGACGAAGTTGCAAACCGGAGATACGGAAAGTTATACCAAGAAATAGATACAGAGCTGGAAGAG GTGTCCAACAAGGATTTTAACGGATTTTCTAAG GAAGCAACAGTCCCAACATTTGTGGCCGACTTTGATAAGATG tcTGAGGTTGAGGCCCCAGAGGGTGATGTAGCTGAAGGAGAAGGTGAAGCAGCCCCAGCCTCAGTAGCTGAGGGTGGGGAGGGTCCTGTCACCACTCCCCCTACAGACACACAACCGGCGGAGATCACTGCTTCAAGCCCCCCTGCAGAGACTGCTACA AGCACTGTGGAGTCTCCGGTGTCTGCGGAGACTGAGGCAGCTGAGCAGGCTGAG GATTCTGCTTCCATCCAAGAAACACAGAAGGAGTCACCTACAGAGGCGGCTCTG GCTACTTTTGAGGATAAAGAGTCTCCCATTGAAGAGACTCCG ACTATAGATGCCAAACCAGAGGAAGAGGCCAGTTCACTAGAAGCCAAACCAGGAGATGAACCAAATAATGTTGAGCCCAAACCAACAGATGAACCAGATATGGTTGACACCCAACCAGGAGAAGTTCCTGATAATATTGAGCCCAAACCAGGAGATGCTCCTGATAATGTTGAGCCCCAACCAGGAGATGAAACCAGTAAGGAGGGTGCTGCAAACAATGGGAATGAGGAG GAAAAGATGCCTATCCCTTCTGTTGTTATTGAGCCTGCCTCTAGTAATGAGGGGGATGATGACCGTGATGGTGATATCATATCTCCAGTAGCAACCAGTGGCAATGGGATGATCACAGAATGCCAGGCAACCAAAGACATCTCCTCTGGAATGCCTCCTGGATACCTTTTCAAG GCTGAAACGATGCATGATTTTGAAGCAGCAAACCCAGACGAACTGGAGCTGAAAAAAGGAGACATTGTTTTGGTAGTACCCACAGAACTACCTGAAGATCAG GATGCTGGTTGGCTCACTGGCATCAGAGAGAGCGACTGGCTACAGCATGGCACTTCGGCTCAgaaaggactgtttcctgaaaatTTTACGCAGCGTCTGGAGTAA
- the amph gene encoding amphiphysin isoform X8: MAEIKTGIFAKNVQKRLSRAQEKVLQKLGKADETKDEQFEQCVQNFKRQEFEGSRLQREMKAYIAAVKGMQQASRNLTESLHEVYESDWHGKDDVMVIGKNCDALWEDFHQKLVDSTIDTLETYLTQFPDLKIRVAKRSRKLIDYDSARHHLETLQASTMRNEKKIAKAEEDLKKAQRVFDDLNVGLQDELPTLWDSRVGFYVSTFKNVSSLEARFHREISFLCHKLYEVMNKLAEQHSDKMFTIQGAPSDSGPLRLARTPTPPDDESPDSSPAVSPNHTLRPTSPGPPRPKSPSQLKMGPPKPPPPKVTPTKELQQEQIIDLFDGGFPEISVTSPQPNEKPGESLLDLDFDPFKPDASTPIGQTQSPISQTLPWDLWAGNAAEPAQPAADAGFTANWAADFGSSATTGTEEFGNGQPAVDEQGWPPSEGWPTEATSQPPEEAATDEVRAWNPENYLEPDPDCDPFAVGGDEAKQQHPGQGKESVEEGQTDWAKNQVEWAEEKAGCRSEERDAEETVGLQPMPGIIFTDEFGQEIQDTTEGIGGDSSRWGLSSQVDLDGSGSEYETAEEWGDVPGQNSGWVSADDELECAENENPIVAPEQGTVAKECFADCGTGDGVLEQITPADSGFGGDAFASNWDQPEATPSASELENESLDEPLADPTKAGANMPQNFLESTLSSDPFDTEGKDPFGTGDDPFAASGDDPFGNVNDPFATSDKDPSGFSGSEPFVTTGSDLFYTEGLSTKSPKSGFHSDPFAETQLGDKGQWAADPFATEFTSDPFATGGDQDPFANEITSDPFASESGGDPFISENNQGWAGGWESTGTKEIIGQGKDSDVFEDKTGYANGFAQWAAFPAPAADSENSSKGSWQEVSDSSGFFSSDGQGNFTAGWPGEAVPSQDPFTSFPGQQDTSNLKSTIAEEKVYHKEPENSDLSEDEVANRRYGKLYQEIDTELEEVSNKDFNGFSKEATVPTFVADFDKMEKMPIPSVVIEPASSNEGDDDRDGDIISPVATSGNGMITECQATKDISSGMPPGYLFKAETMHDFEAANPDELELKKGDIVLVVPTELPEDQDAGWLTGIRESDWLQHGTSAQKGLFPENFTQRLE, translated from the exons GTTCTGCAGAAGTTGGGAAAGGCGGATGAGACAAAAGATGAACAGTTCGAGCAGTGTGTGCAGAATTTCAAAAGACAGGAG TTTGAGGGCTCTAGGCTTCAGAGGGAGATGAAAGCCTACATAGCAGCTGTCAAAG GGATGCAGCAAGCGTCTAGGAACCTGACAGAGTCATTACACGAAGTATATGAGTCTGACTGGCACGGCAAAGATGATGTCATGGTTATTGGAAAG AACTGTGATGCTTTGTGGGAGGACTTCCATCAGAAGCTGGTAGACTCTACCATCGACACACTGGAAACATATTTGACTCAGTTCCCAGATCTCAAG ATACGTGTTGCAAAGAGAAGCAGGAAGTTAATTGACTATGACAGTGCAAGGCACCATCTTGAGACCCTGCAGGCTTCAACCATGAGGAATGAGAAAAAGATAGCAAAG GCAGAGGAAGACTTGAAAAAGGCCCAAAGGGTTTTTGATGATCTCAACGTTGGCCTGCAGGATGAACTGCCCACACTCTGGGATAG TCGGGTGGGGTTCTATGTAAGCACCTTCAAAAACGTCTCCAGCCTGGAAGCCCGATTCCATAGGGAGATCTCTTTT CTCTGTCATAAGCTGTATGAAGTGATGAATAAGCTCGCTGAGCAGCACTCGGACAAAATGTTCACGATCCAGGGAGCACCCAG CGACTCAGGGCCACTGCGATTAGCGAGGACTCCCACCCCACCTGATGATGAGAGCCCTGACAGCAGCCCAGCTGTCAGCCCCAACCACACACTTAGGCCCACATCCCCTGGCCCACCTCGACCCAAATCACCTTCACAG CTCAAAATGGGACCTCCAAAACCACCTCCTCCAAAAGTTACTCCAACTAAGGAGCTCCAACAAGAGCAGATAATTGACCTGTTCGATGGAGGGTTTCCAGAGATCAGTGTTACGTCACCACAA CCAAACGAAAAACCTGGAGAATCTCTCCTGGATTTGGATTTTGATCCATTCAAGCCGGATGCCAGTACACCTATCGGGCAGACCCAATCACCCATATCTCAG ACACTTCCTTGGGATCTTTGGGCG GGAAATGCTGCAGAGCCTGCACAGCCC GCTGCAGATGCTGGCTTCACTGCCAACTGGGCAGCTGACTTTGGCTCTTCAGCCACTACAGGTACAGAGGAATTTGGAAATGGTCAACCTGCAGTGGATGAGCAGGGATGGCCACCTTCCGAAGGTTGGCCTACAGAGGCAACATCACAGCCTCCAGAAGAGGCAGCCACAGATGAGGTTAGAGCCTGGAATCCAGAAAACTATCTTGAGCCAGACCCAGACTGTGATCCCTTTGCTGTGGGGGGTGATGAGGCCAAGCAACAGCATCCAGGACAGGGGAAAGAGAGTGTAGAGGAAGGTCAGACAGACTGGGCTAAAAATCAGGTGGAATGGGCAGAAGAAAAGGCAGGTTGCAGGTCAGAGGAGAGAGATGCAGAGGAGACAGTGGGCTTGCAACCAATGCCTGGAATCATATTCACTGATGAGTTTGGTCAGGAGATTCAGGATACCACAGAGGGCATAGGGGGAGATAGTTCCAGATGGGGTCTGTCTAGCCAGGTTGATCTAGATGGATCCGGCTCAGAGTACGAGACTGCTGAAGAATGGGGTGATGTCCCAGGACAAAATAGTGGGTGGGTCAGTGCAGATGATGAGCTTGAATGTGCCGAGAATGAGAATCCCATTGTGGCTCCAGAACAAGGCACTGTGGCCAAAGAGTGCTTTGCAGATTGTGGCACAGGTGATGGTGTCCTCGAGCAGATTACCCCTGCTGACTCTGGGTTCGGTGGTGATGCATTTGCATCCAACTGGGATCAGCCTGAAGCAACACCATCTGCCTCAGAGCTTGAAAATGAAAGCTTGGATGAGCCACTTGCAGATCCAACCAAAGCAGGAGCAAATATGCCTCAAAATTTTCTTGAATCTACTCTGAGTTCAGACCCATTTGACACCGAAGGCAAAGATCCATTTGGTACAGGGGATGATCCCTTTGCAGCATCAGGGGATGACCCATTTGGGAATGTAAATGATCCATTTGCGACCTCGGACAAAGATCCCAGTGGCTTTTCTGGGAGTGAACCCTTTGTTACTACAGGCAGTGATCTTTTTTATACCGAAGGGTTATCAACGAAGAGTCCAAAAAGTGGGTTTCATTCTGATCCGTTTGCAGAGACCCAGCTAGGAGACAAAGGACAGTGGGCAGCGGACCCCTTTGCCACTGAATTTACATCAGACCCTTTTGCTACTGGGGGTGATCAGGACCCATTTGCTAATGAGATCACATCTGATCCTTTTGCCAGTGAAAGCGGTGGAGACCCATTTATCAGTGAGAACAACCAGGGGTGGGCAGGGGGTTGGGAATCCACCGGGACAAAGGAGATTATTGGACAAGGAAAAGACTCTGATGTCTTTGAGGACAAAACTGGATATGCCAATGGGTTTGCCCAGTGGGCAGCTTTTCCTGCACCAGCTGCAGACTCTGAGAACTCCAGTAAGGGCTCCTGGCAGGAGGTGAGTGATAGCAGTGGCTTCTTCTCTTCTGATGGCCAAGGAAACTTTACCGCAGGCTGGCCAGGTGAGGCTGTTCCATCTCAAGACCCCTTTACCTCCTTCCCTGGGCAACAAGACACCTCTAATCTTAAAAGTACCATTGCAGAGGAGAAGGTCTATCATAAAGAGCCAGAGAACTCAGACCTGTCAGAAGACGAAGTTGCAAACCGGAGATACGGAAAGTTATACCAAGAAATAGATACAGAGCTGGAAGAG GTGTCCAACAAGGATTTTAACGGATTTTCTAAG GAAGCAACAGTCCCAACATTTGTGGCCGACTTTGATAAGATG GAAAAGATGCCTATCCCTTCTGTTGTTATTGAGCCTGCCTCTAGTAATGAGGGGGATGATGACCGTGATGGTGATATCATATCTCCAGTAGCAACCAGTGGCAATGGGATGATCACAGAATGCCAGGCAACCAAAGACATCTCCTCTGGAATGCCTCCTGGATACCTTTTCAAG GCTGAAACGATGCATGATTTTGAAGCAGCAAACCCAGACGAACTGGAGCTGAAAAAAGGAGACATTGTTTTGGTAGTACCCACAGAACTACCTGAAGATCAG GATGCTGGTTGGCTCACTGGCATCAGAGAGAGCGACTGGCTACAGCATGGCACTTCGGCTCAgaaaggactgtttcctgaaaatTTTACGCAGCGTCTGGAGTAA